The Leucoraja erinacea ecotype New England unplaced genomic scaffold, Leri_hhj_1 Leri_1530S, whole genome shotgun sequence nucleotide sequence tcctccaggtgtggtctcaccaagaccctgtacaactgcagtagaacctccctgctcctatactcaaatcctctatggcaaggatgtctttcctcagattaggagaccaaaactgtacgcaatactccaggtgtggtctcaccaagaccctgtacaactgcagaagaacctccctgctcctagactcaaatcctctacggcaagaatgtctttcctcagattaggagaccaaaactgtacgcaatactccaggtgtggtctcaccaagaccctgtacaactgcaatagaacctccctgctcctatactcaaatccttttaagaGACCAATCATACAATACattaattgacagttccctaacccaatcacagcATACCTCATTATATTGTTTCTACATAAAGTTCTTAAGGGAAAACAGTTCCTCTTAGTAAATAAACATTTAACCAGGTAGTATAAACAATTCAGGCCTTgaccaatcacaagataacagGTGGAAAGACCATGCATCATAGTTAACAGTGGTATTATATCATACCTCTCCTCCACCAATCTGTACATGCATTTGCAGCAATGCTCAGctctttctgcaaaaccctcatacatattaccAATTGAGGGGACATCTGGATATCACCCTGTGCTTAGTTTCCTCCCCAGGATGCAGACATTCTAGAGCCATGAACCTCATGGTCTTTGCAGAAATCATGGTCTTTGCCAAGTAGGTTTTGCAAAAGCAGAAATCCTCCATATTGTCACATATTGCATCGGCCAATATTAGCattagcatttggagtattgcatacagttctggtcactccattgcaggactgatgtggaggctttggggaaggtgcagagatggtttaaaaaacaaggaactgcagatgctggtttacaaaaaaaggacactaaatgctggagtaactcagcgggacaggcagcgtctctggagagaaggactcggTGACATTTCAGCACGAGACTGAggggggggtctcgacccgaaacgttacccgttcCGTACAGCATTTTGAGTTTACCTAAAGAGCGCCTATCTATCCATGTGGcgctggaggagcgggcaaaggccttgccacagagcgggcaggtgaaggagCGCTGGCCGTTGTGGGCTCGCAGGTgggtcaaggcgggtgaagccgTTAGCACAGGACGGGAcggggaagggacgctcaccgctgtgggtacgccggtgctgccacaggctggacatgcgggtgaaacccttgccacactcggcgcacacaaagggtctctctccggtgtgtatCTGCTGATGCTCCCGCAGCTCCCTCGTGCGCTCTTGAAATGCTTTCCGCCGTTGGAGCAGCTGCTCGCTAGCGTGggtccgccgctgctgccgcaacccccgcgggCTGTCAAACGCCTCGCCGCAATACGGGGAGTCGTGGGgcgggccactggtgtgcacatgCTGGTGAGACGGGAGTTGAGGAGGCCATGGCAAAGACTATCCACACATCGGGCTGGGGGTGGGACGgacacccgctggtgggacagcggTTGGGGTCTTCTCGCCCGCCGCTGGGCCTTCAGGTCATACGCTGTCTCGAAGTCCGTGTCGCTGGCAAAGGGCTAGGGGAAGAGATGGTCGCTGTTGTGCACCTGCTGGTGGGTCAGCAGCTTGGTGGAGcagatgaagcccttgccgcactggtcgcaggtgtaggggcgctcgccggtgtgggtgcgctggtgctccaccAGGCtgttggagcgggtgaagcccttgccgcagtagCCGCAGGTGTGGGGCCGCTCGCCGCTGTGCAGGCGCCGGTGCATCGACAGGTCCGGCGGCGacttgaagcccttgccgcagtcggggcaggtgaaggggcgctcgctgCTGTGCACCCACCggtgccgccacagccccgacaTCTGGGCAAAGCCCCGGCCGCAGTCGGCGCACCCGAAGGGCCGCTCGCCCGAGTGCACCCGGCTGTGCCGCAGCAGCGCCCCGTAGCAGGTGAAGtccttgccgcactccgagcagtcgaaggggcgctcccccgtgtgcacccgccggtggatctccagctggctggggctctgccaggccttgccGCACACGTCGCagtcataacgcttctccttgttgtgccccgtcatgggGCCCTCCGCCGAGTCTCGGCCCCCGGAAGCTCAGGCCGCACGCCGTGCGGATGTGCGGGGGTTCACCGGCAcccctggccgccctcaatggccgctcgcGTCCCCAGCAACGGCTCCTGAACCCTGCAGGAAGGGAGCACAGAGGGTCAAcgtgctggcaaacaggacattactaacgtGTGAACATTACTGGCGCATTGCGTCATGACATCGGCATAGTCCGCactgttgtacttccggtggcgctggtgtcagcagcctccacctacagcccggtatctttttgtttttttgtttatttagttatggaaAAGTGTCGATCCCGGCCTACctacctttcctgccgggatcgactggagctccagccgcggcgggacagcgctggaacatcgcggggctggcgatgccttaccgggggtcgccgtctggagcccggagtgctggacctgctgcaccaacatcactgagctgcggtttgcggagctcccaacgcgggcggcgctgatggacagcgcggggtcctgcgactctgcccggctcggcctgcggactcgggagctgcagactccggcagcgggaggcggctgatcgggaggtccgggccgctgaggaggaggatgctcaccgtcggcgtcccaccagcccggcgtgagggcctgaacatcgggccgcccggggcggcgactgcgggtgctcggaaggccccgactacggatgaacacggaggggaggctggctggactatggtgccatcctcaccttgatgccatttatgttatgttgtgtcgtggactttctgtgtttgtgcttttatgtttaaaattcaatttcaattttatttttaatatgttttattatttatttattataaccatataacaattacagcacggaaacaggccatctcggccctataagtccgtgccgaacaattttttttttcccttagtcccacctgcctgcactcataccataaccctccattcccttctcatccatatgcctatccaatttatttttttaatgataccaatgaacctgcctccaccacttccactggaagctcattccacaccgctaccactctctgagtaaagaagttccccctcatgttacccctaaacttctgtcccttaattctgaagtcatgtcctcttgtttgaatcttccctattctcaaagggaaaagcttgtccacatcaactctgtctatccctctcatcattttaaagacctctatcaggtccccccttaaccttctacgctccagagaataaagacctaacttattcaacctatctctgtaacttagttgttgaaaccccaggcaacattctagtaaatctcctctgtactctctctattttgttgacagccttcctataattaggcgaccaaaattgtacaccatactccagaattggcctcaccaatgccttgtacaattttaacattacatcccaacttctatactcaatgctctgatttatatagaccagcacaccaaaagctttctttaccaccctctctATATGCGATTcccccttcaaggaactatgcacggttattcccagattcctctgttcaactgtattcttcaattccctaccatttaccatgtatgcgGGCAAATGTtttgcaaatgcagtttaatgtggatgaatgtgaggttatccattttggtggcaaaaacgggaaagcagattattatctaaacggtggccgattgggaaagggggagatgcagcgagacctgggtgtcatggtacaccagtcattgaaggtaggcatgcaggtgcagcaggcagtaaagaaagcgaatggtatgttggctttcatagcaagaggatttgagtataggagcagggaggttctactgcagttgtacagggtcttggtgagaccacacctggagtattgcgtgcagttttggtctccaaatccgaggaaggacattattgccatagagggagtgcagagaaggttcaccagactgattcctgggatggcaggactgtcttatgaagaaagactggatagacttggtttatactctctagaatttaggagattgagaggggatcttatagaaacttacaaaattcttaaggggttggacaggctagatgcaggaagattgttcccgatgttggggaagtccaggacaaggggtcacagcttaaggataagggggaaatcctttaaaaccgagatgaggagaacttttttcacacagagagtggtgaatctctggaactctctgccacagagggtagttgaggccagttcattggctatatttaagagggagttagatgtggcccttgtggccaaggggatcagagggtatggagagaaggcaggtacgggatactgagttggatgatcagccatgatcatattgaatggcaaatggtgcaggctcgaagggccgaatggcctctactcctgcacctattgtctacgtttctatgtttctatctcccggtggctcaggactatcaggtccccccttaaccttctgcgctccagagaataaagacctaacttattcaacctatctctgtaacttagttgttgaaacccaggcaacattctagtaaatctcctctgtactctctctattttgttgacatccttcctataattgggcgaccaaaaaattgtacaccatactccagatttggtctcaccaatgccttgtacaattttaacattacatcccagcttctatactcaatgctctgatttataaaggctagcataccaaaagctttcttttaccaccctatctatatgagattcaaccttcaaggaactatgcacggtttatcccagatccctctgttcaactgtattcttcaattccctaccatttaccatgtatgcaccatactattcttataacaattgtaaagcacttt carries:
- the LOC129715941 gene encoding zinc finger protein 239-like, with product MTGHNKEKRYDCDVCGKAWQSPSQLEIHRRVHTGERPFDCSECGKDFTCYGALLRHSRVHSGERPFGCADCGRGFAQMSGLWRHRWVHSSERPFTCPDCGKGFKSPPDLSMHRRLHSGERPHTCGYCGKGFTRSNSLVEHQRTHTGERPYTCDQCGKGFICSTKLLTHQQVHNSDHLFP